A genomic region of Micromonospora sp. NBRC 110009 contains the following coding sequences:
- a CDS encoding BMP family lipoprotein, which produces MRFASAIVAGGLVLGAAACGEAPKDDNNAGGNGAKKFSACMVTDVGGIDDKSFNTSAWKGLQEAKKENDNIDIKNVQSKAEADYEVNLTGFVNQKCDFILAVGGLMSDATKKAAQANPNQQFAIVDSNPGLDNIYPMQFDTAQAAFQAGYLAAGMSKTGKVGTYGGLPIPPVTIFMDGFADGVAYYNKAKGKNVQVLGWDKATQKGSFTNDFVKQDEGKKVSDALVAQGADIIMPVAGGSGLGTTAAAQASGGKYSVIWVDVDGCESTPNCPALVTTVVKNIPDAVKEAVLKAAGGEKLQAKPGFVGTLANNGVSIAPYHDFDSKVPADLKAEVDKIKADIAAGTITVTSKAQPTK; this is translated from the coding sequence ATGCGGTTCGCCTCCGCCATCGTGGCGGGTGGCCTCGTGCTGGGTGCCGCCGCGTGTGGTGAGGCCCCCAAGGACGACAACAACGCCGGTGGCAACGGCGCCAAGAAGTTCAGCGCCTGCATGGTGACCGACGTCGGCGGCATCGATGACAAGTCCTTCAACACCTCGGCCTGGAAGGGCCTGCAGGAGGCGAAGAAGGAGAACGACAACATCGACATCAAGAACGTCCAGTCGAAGGCCGAGGCGGACTACGAGGTCAACCTGACCGGGTTCGTCAACCAGAAGTGCGACTTCATCCTGGCCGTCGGTGGCCTGATGTCCGACGCCACCAAGAAGGCCGCGCAGGCGAACCCGAACCAGCAGTTCGCGATCGTCGACTCGAACCCGGGCCTGGACAACATCTACCCGATGCAGTTCGACACCGCCCAGGCCGCCTTCCAGGCCGGCTACCTGGCCGCCGGGATGAGCAAGACCGGCAAGGTCGGCACCTACGGCGGCCTGCCGATCCCGCCGGTGACCATCTTCATGGACGGCTTCGCTGACGGCGTCGCGTACTACAACAAGGCCAAGGGCAAGAACGTCCAGGTCCTCGGCTGGGACAAGGCGACCCAGAAGGGCTCCTTCACCAACGACTTCGTCAAGCAGGACGAGGGCAAGAAGGTCTCCGACGCGCTGGTCGCCCAGGGCGCGGACATCATCATGCCGGTCGCCGGTGGCTCCGGCCTCGGCACCACCGCCGCCGCCCAGGCCTCCGGTGGCAAGTACTCGGTGATCTGGGTGGACGTCGACGGTTGCGAGAGCACCCCGAACTGCCCGGCGCTGGTGACCACCGTCGTCAAGAACATCCCGGACGCCGTCAAGGAGGCCGTGCTCAAGGCCGCCGGTGGCGAGAAGCTCCAGGCCAAGCCGGGCTTCGTCGGCACCCTGGCCAACAACGGCGTCTCGATCGCCCCGTACCACGACTTCGACAGCAAGGTCCCGGCGGACCTGAAGGCCGAGGTCGACAAGATCAAGGCGGACATCGCCGCCGGCACCATCACGGTCACCTCGAAGGCCCAGCCGACCAAGTGA